In the Quercus lobata isolate SW786 chromosome 5, ValleyOak3.0 Primary Assembly, whole genome shotgun sequence genome, one interval contains:
- the LOC115989884 gene encoding receptor-like protein EIX2 has product MDLTVVFLFLSLFVSSSPLGIIKLSSCNEAQSQTNNVKCIHTEREALLSFKKGLTDPSGRLSCWVGEDCCQWRGIECNNQSGHVTKLDLRCPFELESLTPYTNPYLSGKISSSLIHLKYLNYLDLSLNDFEDIQIPQFFGMLENLVYLNLSYSYFYGEIPPHLGNLSSLMHLDLHGNYGVYAENLDWLSNLSSLKYLDLGELGLKDVGADWLQAINMLPSLLELRLSYCDLESLPPSLPFVNFTSLLVLDLSENQFHSSIPQWLFNLENLTTLDLSGNFFLQGQFPSFFQNRCKLKTLDLSWNNFDGNIDGFLDDLSASLNNCLESLDLSYNQLVGKIPDSLGKLGSLRYLNLENNSFWGSIPFSIGNLSSLEELNLCGNEMNGTIPESLGQLSELVHLYLLDNSWVGFITEAQLMNLTRLEEFVLTTDKNQSLVFKVTYDWVPPFRLQGLDLENCLIGPKFPAWLQVQNKLTDVTLKNIGISDTIPEEWFSKISSQLTYLDLSNNQITGNLPHQLVFPNVDFIDLSYNLFKGPIPLWFTTARQIYLRRNLFSGHIPSNIGDLMPKLETLDLSENYLDGKIPFSIQKMKDLYVLNLGRNQLSGELSYNWNESKELVVVDIGHNNLSGKIPSSMGCLSYLSTLVLSNNNLHGEIPSSLQNCSFVSIDLGGNNLSGNLPLWIGPSVLILIMQSNMFSGIIP; this is encoded by the coding sequence ATGGATCTTACTgttgtgtttctgtttctgtCCTTGTTTGTGTCCTCATCACCTTTGGGGATTATCAAACTCAGTTCATGCAATGAAGCTCAGAGTCAAACTAATAATGTGAAATGCATCCACACTGAAAGAGAAGCACTTCTCAGCTTCAAGAAAGGCCTCACTGATCCTTCGGGAAGGCTTTCGTGTTGGGTTGGTGAAGATTGTTGCCAATGGAGAGGCATAGAGTGCAACAACCAATCAGGTCATGTTACCAAACTCGATCTTCGGTGTCCATTTGAATTAGAGTCATTGACGCCATATACGAATCCATACCTGAGTGGTAAGATAAGCTCTTCATTGATTCActtgaaatatttaaattacttgGACCTAAGTTTGAATGATTTTGAAGACATTCAGATCCCCCAATTTTTTGGTATGCTAGAGAACCTGGTGTATCTCAATCTCTCTTATTCATACTTTTATGGGGAGATTCCTCCTCACCTTGGCAATTTGTCAAGCTTGATGCATCTTGACCTTCATGGAAACTATGGCGTGTATGCCGAAAATTTGGATTGGCTGTCAAATCTCTCTTCTTTGAAGTACCTGGATTTGGGGGAACTGGGTCTCAAAGATGTTGGAGCAGATTGGCTACAAGCTATTAATATGCTTCCTTCCCTTCTAGAGTTACGTTTATCTTATTGTGACCTTGAAAGCCTTCCACCTTCCCTTCCATTCGTCAATTTCACATCTCTTTTAGTCCTTGATTTATCAGAGAACCAATTTCACTCTTCCATACCTCAGTGGCTGTTTAATCTTGAGAACCTCACCACACTTGATCTCAgcggtaatttttttttacaaggtCAATTCCCAAGCTTTTTTCAAAATCGTTGTAAACTGAAGACCTTAGATCTTTCATGGAACAATTTTGATGGCAATATTGATGGATTTTTAGATGATTTATCAGCTTCCTTGAACAATTGCCTGGAGTCCCTAGATTTGAGTTATAACCAACTGGTAGGAAAAATTCCTGATTCATTGGGGAAACTTGGAAGCCTAAGATACCTCAATCTCGAAAACAACTCTTTTTGGGGTTCAATTCCATTTTCTATTGGGAACCTGTCATCCTTGGAAGAGTTGAACCTCTGTGGTAATGAGATGAATGGAACAATTCCTGAAAGTCTTGGACAACTCTCAGAGCTAGTCCATTTGTACCTGCTTGATAATTCCTGGGTAGGCTTCATCACAGAAGCTCAATTGATGAATCTCACAAGACTAGAAGAGTTTGTACTAACAACTGATAAAAATCAGTCCCTAGTTTTCAAAGTGACATACGATTGGGTTCCTCCGTTTAGGCTTCAAGGTCTTGATCTAGAAAATTGTCTCATTGGCCCCAAATTTCCCGCATGGCTTCAAGTTCAAAATAAGCTTACCGATGTCACCCTTAAAAACATTGGAATCTCAGACACCATACCTGAAGAATGGTTCTCTAAGATATCTTCTCAACTCACTTACTTGGATCTATCCAATAATCAGATCACGGGGAATTTGCCTCACCAATTAGTATTTCCCAATGTAGATTTTATTGATCTAAGTTATAATCTCTTCAAGGGTCCTATCCCACTTTGGTTTACTACTGCGAGGCAGATATATCTGAGAAGAAATTTATTTTCAGGCCATATCCCGTCAAATATTGGTGATCTAATGCCAAAATTGGAAACTTTAGATCTCTCGGAGAACTACCTCGATGGTAAAATTCCCTTTTCTATACAAAAGATGAAAGATCTTTATGTACTTAACCTTGGGAGAAATCAGCTTTCAGGGGAGCTCTCTTATAATTGGAATGAGTCAAAAGAATTGGTTGTTGTGGATATTGGACACAACAACCTATCTGGAAAAATTCCGAGCTCAATGGGGTGCTTGAGTTACCTTTCTACATTAGTGTTGAGCAACAACAATCTTCATGGagaaattccttcttctttgcaaAATTGTTCTTTTGTGAGCATTGATTTGGGTGGGAATAATCTCTCAGGAAACCTTCCGTTATGGATAGGACCAAGTGTCCTTATCCTAATCATGCAGTCAAATATGTTTAGTGGAATCATTCCTTGA
- the LOC115989885 gene encoding receptor-like protein EIX2 yields the protein MTKGRELEYSNTLQFVTSIDLSRNKLTGGIPNEIASLGRLGTLNLSMNHLTGNIPKNIGNMRWLETLDLSRNSFSGPIPESMSFLTFLAHLNLSFNNLTGRIPNGNQLQTLNDASIYKGNPLLCGSTLLTKCLGDETSNGPTFIGGSVEDRQDGDDTERLLGYLRHLIGEKVMETLLGNSFASLDEMGGDSLDSCNKS from the exons ATGACAAAAGGTAGAGAGCTTGAATATAGCAACACTCTTCAATTTGTTACCAGCATTGATCTTTCAAGGAATAAGCTAACGGGGGGAATCCCTAATGAAATAGCAAGTCTCGGAAGGTTGGGTACACTTAACCTGTCAATGAATCATCTAACTGGAAACATTCCCAAGAATATCGGAAACATGCGGTGGTTGGAAACACTTGATCTCTCGAGGAATAGTTTTTCTGGACCTATTCCTGAAAGCATGTCTTTTTTGACTTTCTTGGCACACTTGAACTTGTCATTTAACAATTTGACAGGAAGAATCCCAAATGGTAATCAACTCCAAACCCTAAATGATGCATCCATATACAAGGGCAACCCTTTATTGTGTGGGTCTACACTTCTGACCAAGTGCCTAGGAGATGAAACATCTAATGGCCCAACTTTTATAGGTGGCAGTGTTGAAGACAGACAAGATGGTGATGATACTGAAAG GCTTCTGGGGTATTTGCGGCACCTTATTGGTGAAAAAGTCATGGAGACATTG TTAGGCAACAGTTTTGCTTCCTTGGATGAAATGGGTGGTGACTCTTTGGACAGTTGCAATAAGAGCTAA
- the LOC115989886 gene encoding omega-amidase, chloroplastic-like: MASSTPSSIEHTMLAASEQLKNQLSVTSEKNQNLACARNSIKAAVECGARLVDLPEMWNCPYSNDYFAKFAKDFENEDASPTFSMLFEAVCSHGITIVGGSVPESSDGQLYNTSCVFGPDGKLKAKHRKMHLFDIDIPGDITLKESDFFAAGDKPTIVDTDIGRIGVGICHDIRFPQLAVLYRAKGADIICYPGAFNISSGELLWEVMQRAQAADNQFFVATSSPSRDSSGSYAIWGHSTLAGPSGEIIATSGHEETMVVAEIDYSKIELQR; this comes from the exons ATGGCATCTTCTACACCAAGCTCCATAGAGCACACCATGCTTGCTGCCTCAGAACAACTAAAA AATCAGCTATCTGTTACATCAGAGAAGAATCAGAATCTGGCTTGTGCTCGTAATTCTATTAAAGCTGCTGTAGAGTGCGGCGCAAGGCTTGTTGATTTACCT GAAATGTGGAACTGTCCTTATTCAAATGACTACTTTGCAAAATTCGCTAAGGATTTTGAGAATGAGGATGCCTCACCAACATTTTCCATGTTATTCGAAGCTGTTTGTTCTCATGGAATCACAATTGTTGGTGGATCTGTGCCTGAATCCAGTGATGGCCAATTGTATAATACTAGCTGTGTATTTGGACCTGACGGAAAGCTTAAAGCAAAGCATAGAAAA ATGCATTTGTTTGATATTGACATTCCAGGAGATATTACACTCAAGGAATCTGACTTCTTTGCTGCGGGAGACAAACCTACCATTGTGGACACag ACATTGGCCGCATTGGAGTAGGAATCTGTCATGATATACGCTTCCCTCAACTTGCTGTATTATATAGAGCAAAAG GTGCTGATATAATATGCTATCCTGGGGCCTTCAACATTAGCTCTGGTGAATTGTTATGGGAAGTGATGCAGAGAGCACA AGCAGCAGATAACCAG TTCTTTGTAGCTACTTCCTCACCCTCCCGAGATTCTAGTGGTAGCTATGCAATATGGGGTCACTCTACTCTTGCTGGACCG TCTGGTGAGATAATTGCAACCTCAGGGCATGAAGAGACTATGGTGGTTGCTGAGATTGATTATTCCAAAATTGAACTCCAAAGGTAG
- the LOC115989233 gene encoding uncharacterized protein LOC115989233: MNLKEQLRVEIRKELDKLETSDMATLLWGLGIKLGGDSDPLPHEVQTAYKQAVLKFHPDRASKTDVRQQVEAEEKFKLISRTKRNF, encoded by the exons ATGAACTTGAAAGAGCAACTTCGTGTTGAAATAAGGAAGGAGCTTGATAAATTGGAAACCTCGGATATGGCCACATTGCTTTGGGGCTTAGGAATCAAACTTGGTGGTGATTCTGATCCCCTGCCACATGAG GTGCAAACAGCTTACAAACAAGCCGTGTTAAAATTTCATCCAGACCGGGCATCAAAAACTGACGTTCGCCAGCAGGTTGAAGCtgaagaaaaatttaagcttATTTCCCGGACAAAGAGAAATTTTTAG